The following are from one region of the Amedibacterium intestinale genome:
- a CDS encoding ankyrin repeat domain-containing protein: MDQSFNKAFWDACANGDFTTVCTEIKKGANINYQNGDGRTGLMRAAKRDYKDIVRVLLDNGADVNLEDNKGRTAIMGAAKKGNKTICKKLLEAGADVNKKDDRGRTALMRAAFLGHDRCVAVLLDAGADINAQDEVGRTALMEACVAFKKDVIRHLIERGADVNLCDNNGCTALMRAAYGGYVSLVEDLLANGADKELIDKEGNKAIHYVREDCLAQLKPILK, from the coding sequence ATGGATCAGAGTTTTAACAAAGCATTTTGGGATGCATGTGCAAATGGAGATTTCACAACAGTTTGTACAGAAATTAAAAAAGGTGCAAATATCAATTATCAAAACGGGGATGGAAGAACTGGTTTGATGCGTGCCGCAAAACGTGATTATAAGGATATCGTGCGTGTATTGTTAGATAATGGGGCAGATGTAAATTTAGAAGATAATAAAGGAAGAACAGCCATCATGGGTGCTGCCAAAAAAGGAAATAAAACCATTTGTAAAAAATTACTGGAAGCAGGTGCTGATGTAAATAAAAAAGATGATCGAGGAAGAACGGCATTGATGCGTGCTGCTTTTTTAGGACATGATCGCTGTGTTGCGGTATTGTTAGATGCAGGTGCAGATATCAATGCGCAGGATGAAGTAGGAAGAACTGCGTTAATGGAGGCATGTGTAGCATTTAAAAAAGATGTTATTCGTCATTTGATTGAACGTGGTGCCGATGTTAATCTTTGTGATAATAATGGATGTACAGCATTAATGCGAGCAGCTTATGGCGGTTATGTATCTTTAGTAGAAGATTTACTGGCAAATGGTGCTGATAAAGAGCTGATTGATAAAGAAGGCAATAAAGCGATTCATTATGTACGGGAAGACTGTCTGGCACAGTTAAAACCGATCTTGAAATAG
- a CDS encoding elongation factor G: MRDYLSHEVRNVVVLGHTGVGKTALMESMLYYTKASDRFGVTSEGSSLIDYDAEEIRRGLSVYTSIVPIEWKDCKINFLDTPGYIDFIRGEEEGSAVGDSALIVVDAKDATQPGTQRAWEIAQKHNLPTIFFVNKLDEENTSFDTAYQTLRDTFGKSVIPFEVPIIENGKIVGSVNILRDKAWYYEGPHADADKARPVPEDMVDMVNTYKKQIAEAVAMGDDELMEKFFSGEEFSEAELTRGVRLGVRNGEIRPVYSGSATHSIGIERLMDLIVKYFPTYGESGYIEVKDADTNEKVLLETNEKESLCAQVFKTIVDPFVGRISYVKVLSGVLSSDTSVYNTNREKTEKVSSVFIVKGKHQTAAGKLFTGDIGAIVKLQVTQTNDTLCEKGKQYLAEPIVFSEPMLAMAVYPNSKNDEDKMSNALARMCEEDPTLRLVNDLETKQTILYGVGDQHLDVILNKLKSKYKVEVRLETPRVPYRETIRKTAIGEGRHKKQSGGHGQFGHVFIEYAPNPDVEEMVFEEKVFGGAVPKQYFPAVETGLRECMQHGVLAGYKVVNVKATLLDGKYHDVDSSEMAFKLAARLSYKAGMMDAHPILLEPIVDISVHVPDEFTGTIIGDFNKRRGAIMGMDLIDGYQEIKAQVPLSEVLKYPIDLRAMTQGRGSYTQKFNRYDPVPSQLAQPIIDRHKVEMEEEK, encoded by the coding sequence ATGAGAGATTATTTAAGTCATGAAGTCCGCAACGTTGTTGTTTTAGGACATACTGGTGTAGGAAAAACAGCTTTGATGGAAAGCATGTTATATTATACAAAAGCAAGTGATCGCTTTGGGGTAACAAGTGAAGGAAGTTCTTTAATTGATTATGATGCAGAGGAAATACGTCGTGGATTAAGTGTTTATACATCCATTGTACCGATTGAATGGAAAGACTGTAAGATTAATTTTTTAGATACGCCGGGTTATATTGATTTTATACGTGGTGAAGAAGAGGGAAGTGCAGTTGGTGATAGTGCTTTGATTGTTGTAGATGCAAAAGATGCTACACAGCCAGGAACACAGCGAGCATGGGAAATTGCACAAAAACATAATTTGCCAACAATTTTCTTTGTGAATAAACTTGATGAAGAAAATACGTCTTTTGATACTGCTTATCAAACACTTCGTGATACCTTTGGTAAAAGTGTCATCCCTTTTGAAGTGCCAATTATCGAAAATGGAAAAATCGTAGGTTCTGTAAATATTTTAAGAGATAAAGCGTGGTATTATGAAGGACCACATGCAGATGCAGATAAAGCACGGCCAGTACCTGAGGACATGGTAGATATGGTGAATACTTATAAAAAACAGATTGCAGAAGCTGTTGCCATGGGTGATGATGAATTGATGGAAAAATTCTTCAGTGGGGAAGAATTTAGTGAAGCTGAATTAACACGAGGTGTTCGATTAGGTGTAAGAAATGGAGAAATTCGTCCGGTATATAGTGGCAGTGCTACTCATAGTATCGGAATTGAACGTTTGATGGATTTGATCGTTAAATATTTCCCAACTTATGGAGAAAGCGGCTATATTGAAGTTAAAGATGCAGATACTAATGAAAAAGTTTTATTAGAAACAAATGAAAAAGAAAGTTTATGTGCACAGGTATTTAAAACAATCGTAGATCCTTTTGTTGGACGTATTTCTTATGTAAAGGTTTTATCTGGAGTTTTAAGCAGTGATACAAGCGTTTATAATACAAATAGAGAGAAAACAGAAAAAGTAAGCAGTGTATTTATTGTTAAGGGTAAACATCAAACTGCAGCAGGAAAACTATTTACGGGTGATATTGGGGCTATTGTAAAATTACAGGTTACACAAACAAACGATACTTTATGTGAAAAAGGAAAACAATATCTTGCAGAGCCTATTGTATTCTCTGAGCCAATGCTGGCAATGGCAGTATATCCAAATTCAAAAAATGATGAAGATAAGATGAGCAATGCTTTAGCAAGAATGTGTGAAGAAGATCCAACTCTTCGTTTAGTTAATGATTTGGAAACCAAACAAACGATTTTATATGGTGTAGGGGATCAGCATTTAGATGTTATCCTAAACAAATTAAAATCCAAATATAAAGTAGAAGTACGCTTAGAAACGCCAAGAGTTCCTTATCGTGAAACAATTCGTAAAACGGCCATTGGAGAAGGTAGACATAAAAAACAATCTGGTGGACATGGACAATTTGGTCATGTATTTATTGAATATGCACCAAATCCAGATGTAGAAGAAATGGTATTTGAAGAAAAAGTATTTGGTGGAGCTGTACCAAAACAATACTTCCCAGCAGTAGAAACAGGATTAAGAGAATGTATGCAGCATGGGGTATTGGCAGGATATAAGGTTGTAAATGTTAAAGCAACTTTATTAGATGGAAAATATCATGATGTCGATTCTAGTGAAATGGCATTTAAACTGGCTGCACGCTTATCTTATAAAGCAGGTATGATGGATGCTCATCCAATCTTATTGGAACCAATCGTAGATATTAGCGTACATGTACCAGATGAATTTACAGGAACGATTATTGGAGATTTCAATAAACGTCGCGGAGCTATCATGGGAATGGACTTAATTGATGGTTATCAGGAAATTAAAGCACAGGTACCACTTTCTGAAGTATTGAAATACCCTATTGATTTACGTGCCATGACACAGGGAAGAGGCTCTTATACACAAAAATTTAATCGCTATGATCCGGTTCCTTCTCAATTAGCACAGCCAATCATTGACAGACATAAAGTTGAAATGGAAGAAGAAAAATAG
- a CDS encoding P-loop NTPase family protein: MLEIRDIKGKWKKQTIENWELSIQEGKCVQLYGENVEVLYHMLLQNTPIQKGTVFWKEKPFFYQKEKIAWICENDTAFPYMSVKNYLAALCDFYEEFNEAWCLKLAEQKGILYQKIKDCTKEEKQYLLVLCALARNAELLISDTSFKEYEDKQDWKELFSKLHRTCTVLQISKEKETFWWRNADVYYRTQSMGLIEEIAEEKSIEKILEKSYPGFDAKENKEIHKVEKLQDLWGGEDDEQWKRPEE; the protein is encoded by the coding sequence ATGTTAGAGATTAGGGATATAAAAGGGAAATGGAAAAAACAAACAATCGAAAACTGGGAACTATCTATACAAGAAGGTAAATGTGTACAGTTATATGGTGAAAATGTAGAAGTTTTATATCATATGCTTTTACAAAATACCCCTATACAGAAAGGAACAGTTTTCTGGAAAGAAAAGCCGTTCTTTTATCAAAAAGAAAAGATTGCATGGATATGTGAAAATGATACGGCTTTTCCTTATATGAGTGTAAAAAACTACCTTGCTGCACTATGTGATTTTTATGAGGAGTTTAATGAAGCATGGTGTTTAAAGCTAGCAGAACAAAAAGGAATTTTATATCAAAAAATAAAAGATTGCACGAAAGAAGAAAAACAGTATCTATTAGTTCTTTGTGCGCTTGCTAGAAATGCAGAACTTTTAATCAGTGATACAAGCTTTAAAGAATATGAGGATAAGCAGGATTGGAAAGAATTGTTTTCTAAATTGCATCGTACATGTACAGTGCTGCAGATTTCAAAAGAAAAGGAAACTTTCTGGTGGAGAAATGCAGATGTTTACTATCGTACACAATCCATGGGTCTAATAGAAGAAATCGCAGAAGAAAAATCAATAGAAAAAATACTGGAAAAATCCTATCCTGGTTTTGATGCGAAGGAAAATAAGGAAATTCATAAAGTAGAAAAATTGCAGGATTTATGGGGAGGTGAAGATGATGAACAATGGAAACGTCCAGAAGAATAA